A stretch of the Synechocystis sp. PCC 7338 genome encodes the following:
- a CDS encoding nucleotidyltransferase family protein: protein MITREAVLDCLKIHRSELERMGVKFLRLFGSVARNEATEKSDLDFLVDFFETPSLFELLKVQHFLEDLFQCKVDLGMEQSLREHLRKPVLEDVIYAF from the coding sequence ATGATTACTCGTGAAGCGGTACTTGACTGTTTAAAGATCCATCGTTCTGAATTGGAAAGAATGGGAGTTAAATTTTTACGTCTTTTTGGTTCAGTGGCAAGAAATGAGGCAACGGAAAAAAGTGACCTTGATTTCTTAGTAGATTTTTTTGAAACACCTTCTTTGTTTGAATTACTTAAGGTGCAACACTTTTTGGAAGATTTATTTCAATGCAAGGTTGATCTAGGAATGGAACAGTCTTTGCGAGAACATTTGAGAAAACCTGTTTTAGAGGACGTGATTTATGCCTTTTAG
- a CDS encoding AbrB/MazE/SpoVT family DNA-binding domain-containing protein, whose amino-acid sequence MEVELRKWGNSLGLRIPHKLAVSWELNDQTVVDLVETEQGLMIQKKLSPPNLTSLLASIPPDFTYPDDVVDFVASAPQGQEVL is encoded by the coding sequence ATGGAAGTTGAGTTAAGGAAATGGGGCAATAGTCTAGGGCTACGGATTCCCCATAAGTTGGCTGTCAGTTGGGAATTAAATGACCAGACAGTGGTGGATTTGGTAGAGACAGAGCAGGGGTTAATGATTCAGAAAAAGCTATCTCCCCCCAATCTGACATCGTTGTTGGCCTCTATTCCCCCGGATTTTACCTATCCTGATGATGTGGTGGATTTTGTGGCTAGTGCTCCCCAAGGGCAAGAGGTACTATGA
- a CDS encoding restriction endonuclease subunit S — MIFTADVLLDRYFETAFSAPDGIKRLRELILTLAMQGKLVPQDPSDQSAGELLKEIEAEKQALIKAGKIKKQKPLPEITAEEIPYELPESWEWVRLIELGFWATGSGFSNNIQGDTSQEILMCKVSDMNIIGNEKFIRIANNTISEELALQKKTNIHEPNTIIFPKIGGAIATNKRRILIKRTAIDNNCLGIKPHKKIYIEWMYKLLESFDFSQYQSGTSVPAISQGTIGLIVLGLPLIAQQKRIVEKVDRLMAQCDQLEQLQREREQKRILIHTAAREKLLKASDQETFGQAWDFIKENFGDLYAVKENVTSLRQAILQLAVMGKLVPQDPGDPPASHLLKEIEVEKQRLIKEGKLKKQKPLPEITADEIPYDLPDSWEWVRLGSLFRVTSGTNLTKEKMKDGKIPVYGGNGVTGYHDEFNTEKSTIVIGRVGYYCGSIHLTPEKAWVTDNAFFTIYDEERIYQNFVIWLFKTINLQTDKSATAQPVISGSKIYPILIPLPPLPEQHRIVAKVDALMTLCDRLETQIDQQNAKQTQLLESVMAEF, encoded by the coding sequence ATGATTTTTACTGCTGATGTTTTACTAGATAGGTATTTTGAAACGGCGTTTTCTGCTCCTGATGGCATTAAGCGGTTACGGGAATTGATTCTCACTTTGGCAATGCAGGGGAAGTTAGTGCCGCAAGATCCCAGTGATCAATCGGCTGGGGAGTTGTTAAAGGAAATTGAGGCGGAAAAGCAGGCATTAATTAAGGCGGGAAAAATTAAGAAGCAGAAGCCTTTACCGGAGATTACAGCAGAAGAAATTCCCTATGAGTTGCCTGAGAGTTGGGAATGGGTGAGACTAATAGAACTTGGTTTTTGGGCGACTGGTTCGGGTTTTTCGAATAATATTCAAGGAGATACCTCGCAAGAAATTCTTATGTGTAAGGTAAGTGATATGAATATTATTGGAAATGAAAAGTTTATTCGCATAGCAAATAATACTATTTCAGAAGAGTTAGCATTACAAAAGAAAACAAATATTCATGAACCCAATACTATAATTTTTCCAAAAATTGGCGGAGCAATTGCAACAAACAAAAGAAGGATTTTAATAAAAAGGACTGCTATTGATAATAATTGTCTTGGCATAAAACCTCATAAAAAGATTTATATAGAATGGATGTATAAACTGTTAGAATCTTTTGATTTTTCTCAATATCAATCTGGAACTTCAGTCCCTGCAATTAGTCAAGGAACAATTGGTTTAATAGTTTTAGGTCTACCTCTAATAGCCCAACAAAAGCGCATTGTCGAAAAAGTTGATCGCCTGATGGCCCAATGTGACCAATTAGAGCAACTCCAGCGAGAACGGGAACAGAAACGCATCCTGATTCATACAGCGGCACGGGAAAAACTATTAAAAGCCTCGGATCAGGAAACCTTTGGCCAGGCTTGGGATTTTATCAAGGAAAACTTTGGCGACTTGTACGCAGTTAAGGAAAACGTCACCAGTCTCCGCCAAGCCATTTTGCAATTGGCAGTAATGGGCAAACTCGTCCCCCAAGATCCCGGCGATCCACCTGCCAGTCATTTGTTAAAGGAAATTGAAGTAGAGAAGCAACGGTTAATTAAAGAGGGTAAACTTAAAAAGCAAAAGCCCCTACCTGAAATTACAGCCGATGAAATTCCCTATGATTTACCCGATAGTTGGGAATGGGTTAGGCTTGGAAGCCTATTCCGAGTTACTTCTGGGACAAATTTAACAAAAGAAAAGATGAAGGATGGTAAAATTCCTGTTTATGGTGGAAATGGCGTGACTGGATATCATGATGAATTTAATACTGAAAAATCAACTATTGTAATTGGACGAGTTGGGTATTACTGTGGAAGTATTCATTTAACTCCCGAAAAAGCATGGGTAACTGATAATGCTTTTTTTACAATTTACGATGAGGAAAGAATTTATCAAAATTTTGTTATTTGGCTTTTTAAGACAATTAATCTTCAGACTGACAAAAGCGCAACCGCTCAACCTGTTATATCAGGCAGTAAAATATACCCTATTCTCATCCCCCTTCCCCCACTGCCCGAACAACACCGCATCGTCGCAAAAGTGGACGCATTAATGACATTGTGCGATCGCCTAGAAACCCAAATTGACCAACAAAACGCCAAACAAACCCAACTCTTAGAATCAGTGATGGCAGAGTTTTAA
- a CDS encoding IS630 transposase-related protein → MPAPYSVDLREKAVSAVEKGEKKSHVCRTLNISRNTLDLWIKKKKETGSVAAKRDYERGPRPKIDDLDKFREFAEENGHLTQKQMAEKWPEPVSRIRISKALKKIGFTRKKNLYLQGNRRGSEKGI, encoded by the coding sequence ATGCCAGCCCCCTACAGTGTAGATCTAAGAGAGAAAGCGGTAAGTGCAGTAGAAAAAGGAGAGAAGAAAAGCCATGTCTGCCGAACACTGAACATTAGTCGCAACACCTTAGACCTATGGATAAAAAAGAAGAAAGAAACAGGAAGTGTAGCCGCGAAGAGAGATTATGAGCGTGGTCCACGACCGAAAATAGATGATTTGGATAAATTCAGAGAATTTGCGGAGGAGAACGGTCATTTAACGCAAAAACAAATGGCAGAAAAATGGCCAGAGCCTGTAAGTAGAATAAGAATAAGTAAGGCTCTAAAGAAAATAGGGTTTACTAGAAAAAAAAACTTATATTTACAGGGAAATAGAAGAGGAAGCGAGAAAGGCATTTGA
- a CDS encoding type II toxin-antitoxin system PemK/MazF family toxin produces the protein MSDQSFPERGMVIRLNLNPTEGREQEGEARPCLVLSHTAFNQARNGLAIVAPITSTLKPEIQTLIPIPADYRIKGSVIAEQVRTVDLSLRWWRDTGEIMAASFVDQVVSVLKLIVD, from the coding sequence ATGAGCGATCAGTCTTTTCCAGAGCGGGGAATGGTCATTCGCCTAAATTTGAACCCCACAGAGGGACGGGAACAAGAGGGGGAAGCCCGACCTTGTTTGGTGTTGAGTCATACGGCTTTTAATCAGGCGCGTAATGGCTTGGCGATCGTTGCCCCGATTACCAGTACCCTGAAGCCAGAAATTCAGACGTTAATCCCGATTCCTGCCGACTATCGGATTAAGGGATCTGTGATCGCGGAACAGGTACGAACGGTGGATTTAAGTTTACGTTGGTGGCGCGATACGGGGGAGATTATGGCGGCTTCTTTTGTGGATCAGGTTGTCAGTGTTCTTAAGTTGATTGTTGATTAA